Proteins from a single region of Punica granatum isolate Tunisia-2019 chromosome 8, ASM765513v2, whole genome shotgun sequence:
- the LOC116188109 gene encoding ras-related protein RABE1a-like, protein MAAPPARARADYDYLIKLLLIGDSGVGKSCLLLRFSDGSFTTSFITTIGIDFKIRTIELDGKRIKLQIWDTAGQERFRTITTAYYRGAMGILLVYDVTDESSFNNIRNWIRNIEQHASDNVNKILVGNKADMDESKRAVPTSKGQALADEYGIKFFETSAKTNMNVEEVFFSIAKDIKQRLAESDSKAEPQTIRINKTDQTTNDSQAAQKSSCCGS, encoded by the exons ATGGCAGCACCACCAGCTAGGGCTCGGGCCGATTACGATTACCTCATCAAGCTCCTCTTGATTGGCGACAGCG GTGTTGGTAAGAGTTGTCTACTCTTACGATTTTCAGATGGTTCATTCACAACGAGTTTCATTACCACTATTGG AATTGACTTTAAGATAAGGACCATTGAGCTTGATGGAAAACGAATCAAACTACAAATCTGGGACACTGCTGGTCAGGAGCGGTTCCGAACAATCACAACAG CTTACTACCGAGGAGCTATGGGTATTTTACTGGTGTATGATGTTACGGACGAGTCCTCTTTCAACA ACATCAGAAACTGGATCCGCAACATTGAGCAACATGCTTCTGATAATGTGAACAAAATATTGGTGGGGAACAAGGCCGACATGGACGAGAGCAAAAGG GCTGTTCCAACCTCCAAGGGCCAAGCTCTTGCAGATGAATATGGCATCAAGTTCTTCGAAACC AGTGCAAAAACAAACATGAACGTGGAGGAAGTTTTCTTCTCAATAGCGAAGGATATCAAGCAAAGGCTCGCAGAAAGTGATTCAAAGGCTGAG CCTCAAACCATCAGGATCAACAAAACTGATCAGACTACCAACGATAGCCAAGCCGCACAGAAGTCCTCTTGCTGTGGTTCTTGa
- the LOC116188110 gene encoding actin-depolymerizing factor 1-like isoform X2: protein MFGLLDEMCPALRNPFQHSIFSLEHCFRGQKFEALGSNHLQNANAASGMAVHDDCKLKFLELKTKRTYRFIVYKIEEKQKQVVVEKLGEPTDSYEDFAASLPANDCRYAVYDFDFVTEENCQKSRIVFIAWSPDASRVRSKMIYASSKDRFKRELDGIQIELQATDPTEMGLDVIRSRSN from the exons ATG TTCGGATTACTGGATGAAATGTGCCCTGCTTTGAGGAATCCGTTCCAACATTCTATCTTTTCCCTTGAACATTGTTTTCGGGGTCAAAAGTTTGAAGCTTTGGGATCCAATCACCTACAAAAT GCAAATGCGGCCTCGGGGATGGCAGTACATGATGACTGCAAGCTGAAGTTTTTAGAactgaaaacaaaaagaacTTACAGGTTCATAGTATATAAGATTGAGGAGAAGCAGAAGCAAGTCGTGGTGGAAAAGTTGGGAGAACCTACTGACAGTTATGAAGATTTTGCCGCGAGCCTTCCTGCCAACGATTGCAGATATGCTGTCTATGACTTCGATTTTGTCACGGAGGAGAACTGCCAGAAGAGCAGGATCGTCTTCATTGCCTG GTCTCCTGATGCATCAAGAGTGAGAAGCAAGATGATTTATGCAAGCTCGAAGGACAGATTCAAGAGGGAGTTGGACGGAATACAGATAGAGTTGCAAGCAACCGATCCTACTGAAATGGGCCTTGACGTTATTAGGAGCCGCTCTAATTGA
- the LOC116188110 gene encoding actin-depolymerizing factor 1-like isoform X3: protein MANAASGMAVHDDCKLKFLELKTKRTYRFIVYKIEEKQKQVVVEKLGEPTDSYEDFAASLPANDCRYAVYDFDFVTEENCQKSRIVFIAWSPDASRVRSKMIYASSKDRFKRELDGIQIELQATDPTEMGLDVIRSRSN from the exons ATG GCAAATGCGGCCTCGGGGATGGCAGTACATGATGACTGCAAGCTGAAGTTTTTAGAactgaaaacaaaaagaacTTACAGGTTCATAGTATATAAGATTGAGGAGAAGCAGAAGCAAGTCGTGGTGGAAAAGTTGGGAGAACCTACTGACAGTTATGAAGATTTTGCCGCGAGCCTTCCTGCCAACGATTGCAGATATGCTGTCTATGACTTCGATTTTGTCACGGAGGAGAACTGCCAGAAGAGCAGGATCGTCTTCATTGCCTG GTCTCCTGATGCATCAAGAGTGAGAAGCAAGATGATTTATGCAAGCTCGAAGGACAGATTCAAGAGGGAGTTGGACGGAATACAGATAGAGTTGCAAGCAACCGATCCTACTGAAATGGGCCTTGACGTTATTAGGAGCCGCTCTAATTGA
- the LOC116188108 gene encoding LOW QUALITY PROTEIN: pentatricopeptide repeat-containing protein At2g39620-like (The sequence of the model RefSeq protein was modified relative to this genomic sequence to represent the inferred CDS: deleted 1 base in 1 codon) has protein sequence MSGALSIRRRLFHSLPVASAASASSPLHSSLPPLPQCKDLRSLLRLHAHLIVSGRSRDRASLTHLINSYSHLQRCDLSFSVFSSTPNPAVILWNSMIRAYTRSNQHAMALHLYRSMLRDGLEPDKYTFTFVLKACTGACDLQEGLLVHKEVACRGLESDVFIGTGLLDMYCKVGEFETARKLFDGLPQRDVVAWNAIIAGASQGSDPSEALVLFRSMQSGQAGPNAVSLLNLFPAISRLGDTDSCRCIHGYVIRRNFGTEVSNGLIDTYSKCRDVGSARRVFDRILGQDVVSCGTMMSGYAYNGRFSEVLELFETMKMAKVEMNKVSILSALLAAGESGVVEIGKGIYQCAIEQGIDSDVTVATALMTMYAKCGEMDRAEKLFLELEGRDLVAWSALIAAFVQSGYPEKALTCFRDMQKENVRPNRVTLISILPACAELSFLRHGQSIHCYLMKADMEGDNTTGTALVSMYIKCRQSNHAATIFNRMPGKDIVTWNALINGFIQIGDPYSAIQTFQKLWVSGLCPDAGTLVGLIPAVALLNNLNEGTCIHGLTIKSGFESDCHVRNALTDMYFKCGSLSSALYLFKASKPSSTKDVVSWNVMIAGYLQSGDAKESLRAFHGMRLESVWPNAISFASVLPAAAHLASLREGMTLHACVTKMGFESVIEIGNSLIGMYAKCGRVDFSKKFFHEMEHRDTVSWNVMLAGYAIHGQGNQAVSLFKLMQESHVKIDSVSYVSVLSACRHAGLIEEGRRIFHSMSENRLEPNSEHYACMVDLVGRAGLFDEALQLIREMPMGPDAGVWGALLGACRMHSNVKLGELALNHLVELEPANPAHYVVLSTIYARSGRWADAGKARLKLSEIGLKKTPGCSWLEVKSKVHAFMVGDQVNPQIERMQLLWNSLLEKMEKLGYVPDRSCVLQNVEEEDKEQFLHGHSERLAITFALLNTEPGSTIQIAKNLRVCVDCHTVTKFIAKITGRRIIVRDASRFHHFEDGICSCGDYW, from the exons ATGTCGGGCGCTCTTTCAATACGCAGGAGACTCTTCCATTCTCTTCCCGTTGCGTCGGCTGCTTCTGCCTCTTCGCCACTGCATAGTTCCCTCCCTCCGCTACCTCAATGCAAGGACTTGAGATCCCTCCTCAGACTCCACGCCCACTTGATAGTTTCCGGCCGTTCTCGAGACAGAGCCTCACTCACCCACCTCATAAACTCCTACTCCCACCTCCAAAGATGCGACCTTTCTTTCTCCGTGTTCAGTTCTACGCCAAACCCAGCTGTGATTTTGTGGAATTCCATGATAAGAGCCTACACGAGATCAAACCAGCACGCAATGGCTCTGCATTTGTACCGTTCAATGCTGAGGGACGGCCTGGAACCTGACAAGTACACGTTCACCTTTGTTCTCAAAGCTTGCACTGGCGCCTGTGACTTGCAAGAGGGCCTGTTGGTCCATAAGGAAGTCGCCTGCAGAGGCCTAGAGAGTGATGTCTTTATAGGGACTGGTCTCCTAGATATGTACTGCAAGGTGGGAGAGTTTGAGACTGCACGGAAGTTGTTTGATGGACTGCCTCAGCGAGATGTCGTGGCGTGGAATGCTATCATAGCAGGGGCATCGCAGGGGTCAGACCCCAGCGAGGCTCTGGTGCTCTTTCGGAGCATGCAGTCAGGCCAAGCGGGGCCCAACGCGGTGAGCCTGTTGAACTTGTTTCCAGCAATATCAAGATTGGGAGATACCGATTCTTGTAGGTGTATCCATGGATATGTCATTAGGAGGAATTTCGGGACGGAGGTGTCGAATGGTTTGATCGATACATACTCAAAATGCAGAGACGTAGGCTCTGCTCGTAGAGTTTTTGACAGAATTCTGGGACAGGATGTTGTTTCATGTGGAACAATGATGTCAGGTTATGCTTACAATGGACGATTCTCCGAGGTCTTGGAGTTATTTGAAACCATGAAGATGGCAAAGGTCGAGATGAATAAAGTCTCAATCTTGAGCGCCCTATTGGCAGCAGGGGAGAGTGGGGTTGTTGAGATAGGGAAGGGAATATACCAGTGTGCTATTGAACAGGGGATTGATTCTGATGTTACTGTTGCTACTGCCCTTATGACAATGTATGCGAAATGTGGGGAAATGGACAGGGCCGAGAAATTGTTTTTGGAGCTTGAAGGACGGGACTTAGTTGCTTGGTCTGCACTTATAGCTGCTTTTGTCCAGTCTGGTTACCCTGAGAAGGCACTGACTTGTTTTCGAGATATGCAGAAAGAAAATGTAAGACCTAATAGAGTAACTCTCATCAGTATCCTGCCAGCTTGTGCAGAACTATCATTTCTTAGACATGGGCAGAGCATACACTGTTACCTTATGAAGGCCGACATGGAAGGTGACAATACAACAGGAACAGCTCTAGTCTCCATGTACATCAAATGCAGACAATCTAATCATGCAGCTACTATATTCAACAGAATGCCTGGCAAAGATATCGTGACATGGAACGCTCTGATTAATGGGTTCATCCAGATCGGAGACCCCTATTCTGCTATCCAGACATTCCAAAAACTTTGGGTTTCTGGGTTATGTCCCGATGCAGGAACATTGGTGGGTTTAATCCCAGCTGTCGCCCTCTTGAACAATCTGAATGAAGGCACTTGCATTCACGGTTTAACCATTAAAAGTGGGTTTGAGTCCGATTGCCACGTAAGGAATGCTCTGACTGACATGTACTTCAAGTGTGGAAGTCTTTCGTCAGCCTTATATCTGTTTAAGGCGTCCAAACCCAGTTCTACAAAAGACGTGGTTTCTTGGAATGTAATGATTGCTGGGTACTTGCAGAGTGGAGATGCTAAAGAATCTCTGCGAGCTTTTCACGGTATGAGATTGGAGAGTGTTTGGCCTAATGCAATCAGCTTTGCTAGTGTCCTCCCTGCAGCAGCCCACTTAGCTTCTTTGCGAGAGGGCATGACTTTACATGCATGTGTAACCAAAATGGGATTTGAGTCTGTAATCGAGATTGGGAATAGTCTCATCGGCATGTATGCAAAGTGTGGGAGGGTTGATTTCTCCAAGAAGTTCTTTCATGAGATGGAACATAGGGACACGGTCTCTTGGAATGTTATGCTGGCAGGATATGCTATACATGGACAAGGAAACCAAGCCGTTTCGCTTTTTAAGCTCATGCAAGAAAGTCATGTGAAGATAGATTCAGTGTCCTATGTGTCTGTCTTGTCTGCCTGTAGACACGCAGGCCTGATAGAAGAAGGGAGGAGAATTTTTCATTCCATGAGCGAGAACAGACTGGAACCCAATTCAGAACATTATGCATGCATGGTGGATTTAGTTGGCCGGGCTGGGCTGTTCGATGAGGCTCTACAGTTGATAAGGGAAATGCCAATGGGTCCTGATGCTGGGGTCTGGGGAGCCCTGTTGGGAGCATGTAGGATGCACTCTAATGTGAAGTTGGGAGAATTGGCATTGAACCATCTTGTCGAGCTGGAGCCGGCTAACCCTGCTCATTATGTCGTTCTATCAACTATATATGCTAGATCAGGCCGATGGGCTGATGCAGGGAAGGCAAGGTTGAAACTTAGCGAGATTGGGCTGAAGAAAACACCAGGATGTAGTTGGCTGGAAGTAAAGAGTAAAGTCCATGCCTTCATGGTGGGCGAC CAAGTAAACCCTCAAATTGAGAGAATGCAGTTACTGTGGAACAGTTTGCTAGAGAAGATGGAGAAATTGGGTTATGTTCCTGATAGGAGCTGTGTATTGCAGAACGTGGAGGAAGAGGATAAGGAACAGTTCCTCCATGGGCACAGTGAGAGGTTGGCTATTACTTTTGCTCTTCTGAATACGGAACCAGGATCGACCATACAGATAGCAAAGAACCTCCGAGTATGTGTTGATTGTCACACGGTTACAAAGTTTATTGCTAAGATCACAGGCCGTAGAATCATTGTTCGGGATGCCTCTCGTTTCCATCATTTTGAGGATGGGATCTGCTCGTGTGGGGATTACTGGTGA
- the LOC116188111 gene encoding 40S ribosomal protein S15a-1, translating into MVRVSVLNDALKSMYNAEKRGKRQVMIRPSSKVIIKFLLVMQKHGYIGEFEYVDDHRAGKIVVELNGRLNKCGVISPRFDVGVKEIEGWTARLLPSRQFGYIVLTTSAGIMDHEEARRKNVGGKVLGFFY; encoded by the exons ATGGTGAGGGTTAGTGTACTGAATGATGCTCTCAAGAGCATGTATAATGCTGAAAAAAGAGGGAAGAGACAGGTTATGATTAGGCCATCATCGAAAGTGATTATCAAGTTTCTCCTGGTTATGCAGAAGCACG GATACATTGGGGAGTTTGAGTATGTTGATGATCACAGAGCTGGCAAGATTGTGGTCGAACTGAATGGGAGGCTGAACAAGTGTGGAGTTATCAGTCCTCGTTTCGATGTCGGTGTCAAGGAAATTGAAGGATGGACTGCTAGGCTGCTCCCTTCAAGACAG TTTGGTTATATTGTCTTGACTACTTCCGCGGGCATCATGGATCATGAGGAAGCCAGGAGAAAGAATGTCGGGGGTAAAGTCCTTGGTTTCTTCTATTAG
- the LOC116188110 gene encoding actin-depolymerizing factor 1-like isoform X1, translating to MLGLFITGQFGLLDEMCPALRNPFQHSIFSLEHCFRGQKFEALGSNHLQNANAASGMAVHDDCKLKFLELKTKRTYRFIVYKIEEKQKQVVVEKLGEPTDSYEDFAASLPANDCRYAVYDFDFVTEENCQKSRIVFIAWSPDASRVRSKMIYASSKDRFKRELDGIQIELQATDPTEMGLDVIRSRSN from the exons ATGCTTGGGCTGTTTATCACTGGTCAGTTCGGATTACTGGATGAAATGTGCCCTGCTTTGAGGAATCCGTTCCAACATTCTATCTTTTCCCTTGAACATTGTTTTCGGGGTCAAAAGTTTGAAGCTTTGGGATCCAATCACCTACAAAAT GCAAATGCGGCCTCGGGGATGGCAGTACATGATGACTGCAAGCTGAAGTTTTTAGAactgaaaacaaaaagaacTTACAGGTTCATAGTATATAAGATTGAGGAGAAGCAGAAGCAAGTCGTGGTGGAAAAGTTGGGAGAACCTACTGACAGTTATGAAGATTTTGCCGCGAGCCTTCCTGCCAACGATTGCAGATATGCTGTCTATGACTTCGATTTTGTCACGGAGGAGAACTGCCAGAAGAGCAGGATCGTCTTCATTGCCTG GTCTCCTGATGCATCAAGAGTGAGAAGCAAGATGATTTATGCAAGCTCGAAGGACAGATTCAAGAGGGAGTTGGACGGAATACAGATAGAGTTGCAAGCAACCGATCCTACTGAAATGGGCCTTGACGTTATTAGGAGCCGCTCTAATTGA